One genomic region from Sphingobacterium multivorum encodes:
- a CDS encoding LytR/AlgR family response regulator transcription factor: protein MEEIKMKCIIVDDEPMLRQHIAEMTEQIDFLDLVETFPSALAATSRLQQGDIDLIFLDINMPYLNGIDFLDSLENPPLCIFITAYSEYALEGFRLQAVDYLLKPIIFQRFYQASTKAYQLFVQRNKPLQESSPNDNMLFVRQGDAFVKISWTDILYAESMQNYTKLHFKERTITIHQTMLALEEALPGNHFFRIHKSYLVNVNHIDIITGGRVYIQEQELPISRTKREELLQNVVFKKLLSR from the coding sequence ATGGAAGAAATTAAAATGAAATGTATCATCGTCGACGATGAACCTATGCTGCGGCAACATATTGCCGAAATGACCGAGCAGATCGATTTTTTGGATTTAGTGGAAACATTTCCTTCAGCACTAGCTGCAACTTCGAGGTTACAGCAGGGCGATATAGATCTTATTTTTTTAGATATTAATATGCCCTATCTCAATGGTATAGACTTTTTAGACTCCCTTGAAAACCCGCCTTTATGCATCTTCATCACAGCTTATTCAGAATATGCTTTGGAAGGATTCAGACTTCAAGCTGTTGATTACCTGCTCAAACCTATAATTTTCCAGCGTTTCTATCAGGCCAGCACCAAAGCTTATCAGCTTTTTGTACAGCGGAACAAACCCTTACAGGAAAGTAGTCCGAATGACAATATGTTATTTGTAAGACAGGGGGATGCTTTTGTTAAAATCTCCTGGACAGATATTCTGTACGCGGAAAGTATGCAAAATTATACAAAACTTCACTTTAAAGAACGTACAATTACAATCCATCAAACCATGTTAGCTTTGGAAGAGGCATTACCCGGCAACCATTTTTTTCGTATTCACAAATCCTACCTAGTCAATGTAAACCACATTGATATCATTACTGGAGGGAGAGTATATATACAGGAACAAGAATTACCGATATCGCGTACAAAAAGAGAGGAGCTTCTCCAAAATGTTGTTTTTAAGAAGCTCCTCAGCCGATGA
- a CDS encoding sensor histidine kinase: MTSSIIVSQWLSDRVLPRAIKAQQMKPFVLKAVLFVVILAILIGSIDFYFILTKEGIANHERTELILTHFYQAIPSSLLINGTACGIRFYQEHADIQRIHGQLQQNFLESQVKFLQDQVNPHFMFNVLNHIHILMKKNVEMADYLLLKFSDILRYQLYECNQPLVLLTRELQYLQDFIAIEKMRWGNELDVSCSWNQSSKDLYIAPLMLICFVENAFKHVNRLPNQKGSIELSCVEEEGKLQFNINNSYQDYPQLASTGHSGIGLENVKKRLELQYENNYSLTIHKLDNSFTIQLTIDLNS, from the coding sequence GTTCTACCACGAGCGATCAAGGCTCAACAAATGAAACCTTTTGTACTAAAAGCAGTGCTTTTTGTAGTTATTTTAGCTATTTTAATTGGAAGTATAGATTTCTATTTCATTCTCACCAAAGAAGGAATAGCTAACCATGAACGGACAGAGCTAATACTCACTCATTTCTATCAAGCAATTCCATCTTCCCTACTGATCAATGGTACGGCCTGCGGAATTAGATTTTATCAGGAACATGCAGATATTCAACGTATCCATGGTCAATTGCAGCAGAATTTTCTTGAAAGTCAGGTAAAATTTTTGCAGGATCAGGTCAATCCTCATTTTATGTTTAATGTCTTGAACCATATTCATATCCTCATGAAAAAGAATGTGGAAATGGCCGATTATTTGCTTCTGAAATTTTCGGACATTCTGAGGTATCAGCTCTATGAGTGCAACCAACCGCTCGTACTTTTAACACGCGAACTGCAATATTTACAGGATTTTATAGCCATAGAAAAAATGCGGTGGGGTAACGAACTGGATGTAAGCTGTTCATGGAATCAATCTTCAAAGGATTTATATATTGCACCATTGATGCTTATCTGTTTTGTCGAAAACGCATTTAAACACGTAAACCGCCTTCCAAATCAAAAAGGAAGCATAGAGCTATCCTGTGTTGAGGAAGAAGGAAAACTTCAATTCAACATCAATAATAGTTATCAGGACTATCCGCAATTAGCTTCGACAGGACACTCGGGCATAGGGCTGGAAAATGTAAAAAAAAGACTGGAACTGCAATATGAAAACAACTATTCGTTAACAATCCATAAACTTGACAACAGTTTTACTATACAACTGACCATCGATCTTAACAGCTAA